One Halomonas sp. THAF5a genomic region harbors:
- a CDS encoding DUF192 domain-containing protein produces the protein MNTTRRQLLLGLALLPAAGLLTRPLSAEPDEAPALARVPLVIHGERGPQRLEVEVARSIRERSRGLMERDHLAEGTGMLFLYRHPQPSRNGFWMYRTRIPLDIAFIDEAGRIAEIHRMTPCTAEAPGDCPVTRPGVPYRAALEVNAGAFEAMGVAAGDCVSWPGGGGLCPGEAGEPPAS, from the coding sequence ATGAACACGACCCGTCGCCAGCTGCTGCTGGGCCTGGCCCTCTTGCCCGCGGCCGGCCTGCTGACCCGCCCGCTCTCCGCCGAGCCCGACGAGGCCCCGGCGCTCGCGCGCGTGCCGCTGGTCATCCACGGCGAGCGGGGGCCGCAGCGCCTCGAGGTGGAGGTGGCCCGCAGCATTCGCGAGCGCAGCCGCGGCCTGATGGAGCGCGACCACCTCGCCGAGGGCACCGGCATGCTCTTCCTCTACCGTCATCCCCAGCCCTCGCGCAACGGCTTCTGGATGTATCGCACCCGGATCCCGCTGGACATCGCCTTCATCGACGAGGCGGGGCGCATCGCCGAGATCCACCGCATGACGCCCTGCACCGCCGAGGCCCCCGGCGACTGCCCGGTGACCCGCCCCGGCGTGCCCTACCGGGCGGCCCTGGAGGTCAACGCCGGTGCCTTCGAGGCGATGGGCGTGGCGGCGGGGGACTGCGTCAGCTGGCCGGGCGGCGGCGGGCTCTGCCCGGGCGAGGCCGGCGAGCCGCCGGCGTCCTGA
- a CDS encoding macro domain-containing protein: protein MTQRIECVQGDIARQADIDTVVNAANAQLRSGGGVAGALHRAAGPALAEACRPLAPIRPGQAVITGAFALPNRHVIHCLGPVYGVDEPADELLAACYRHALELAERHAIPSIAFPALSAGAFGYPPAEAARIALSTVLTTLPRCPGIERVRFVLFDATGRALHDRTLATLQGGQAQQDPPQTL, encoded by the coding sequence ATGACCCAGCGAATCGAGTGCGTTCAGGGAGATATCGCCCGACAGGCCGATATCGATACCGTGGTCAATGCCGCCAACGCCCAGCTGAGAAGCGGCGGCGGCGTGGCGGGCGCCCTGCATCGGGCCGCCGGCCCGGCGCTTGCCGAGGCGTGCCGGCCGCTGGCGCCGATCCGGCCCGGCCAGGCGGTGATCACCGGCGCCTTCGCGCTGCCCAACCGCCACGTGATCCACTGCCTGGGGCCGGTCTACGGCGTCGACGAGCCCGCCGACGAGCTGCTCGCAGCCTGCTACCGCCACGCCCTGGAGCTGGCCGAGCGCCACGCCATCCCCTCGATCGCCTTTCCCGCCCTCTCCGCCGGGGCCTTCGGCTACCCGCCGGCCGAGGCGGCGCGGATCGCGCTCTCGACGGTGCTCACCACCCTGCCCCGCTGCCCGGGCATCGAGCGCGTGCGCTTCGTGCTCTTCGACGCCACCGGCCGGGCACTGCATGACCGCACCCTGGCCACCCTGCAGGGCGGCCAGGCGCAGCAGGACCCTCCTCAGACGTTGTAG
- a CDS encoding TRAP transporter permease has product MTEDKMRSPGDEVDLEDMVASTDSGARKPAGTPGKLLVSIAALWSLFQLWIASPIPFMLGFGVFNATEARSIHLAFALFLAYMAYPALQRSPRDRIPLQDWVMAAAAAFCGAYMFMFYEQLAQRPGAPILQDVIVGVVGILLLLEATRRALGPPLMIVATVFLVYSLAGPWMPGILAHGGVSLFGLVNHQWLTTQGVFGIALGVSTSFVFLFVLFGALLDKAGAGNYFIKVAFSLLGHYKGGPAKAAVVASGMTGLISGSSIANVVTTGTFTVPMMKRVGFPAEKAGAVEVASSVNGQIMPPVMGAAAFLMVEYVGISYVDVIKHAFLPALISYIALIYIVHLEALKANMQGLQSSNAPKPLVRKVIGFLGGLLLMMITALVVYYGLGWLKPLLGDATPWLVAVVLAVVYVALLKLAAGYPELELDDPDEPVYTLPQTRPTVMVGLQYILPVVVLIWCLMVERLSPGLSAFWATVLMVFIMVTQRPITSIFRGRSDMAADIREGLLDLWSGLVTGARNMIGIGIATATAGIIVGAVSQTGVGLVLADVVEVLSMGNLMLILLLTAVLSLILGMGLPTTANYIVVSALLAPVIVQLGEQNGLLVPLIAVHLFVFYFGIMADVTPPVGLASFAAAAVSGGDPIRTGFQAFYYSLRTAALPFLFIFNTDLLLIDVSWLQGILIFVVATVAMLIFAAATQGFMVTRSRWYESILLLLVAFTLFRPGFWMDMIHDPYREVPPAQFVETLGSVSDDTTLRLQIAGLDAYGDPMTTYMTLPVPEGETGEERLANLGLELFIEDEKAMVDMVAYGSQAADMGFDFDQEIIQVLAPVDRWTKEWMWIPAFLVFGLVLMLQRRRRDRDAALAQA; this is encoded by the coding sequence ATGACCGAGGACAAGATGAGGTCTCCGGGTGACGAGGTGGACCTGGAGGATATGGTCGCCTCTACCGACTCGGGGGCGCGCAAGCCGGCCGGGACGCCCGGCAAGTTGCTGGTCAGCATCGCCGCGCTGTGGTCGCTCTTCCAGCTGTGGATCGCCTCGCCGATTCCTTTCATGCTGGGTTTCGGGGTCTTCAATGCCACTGAGGCCCGATCGATTCATCTGGCATTCGCCCTCTTCCTGGCCTACATGGCCTACCCGGCGCTGCAGCGTTCGCCGCGTGACCGCATTCCCCTGCAGGACTGGGTGATGGCGGCAGCGGCGGCCTTCTGCGGCGCCTACATGTTCATGTTCTACGAACAGCTGGCCCAGCGTCCCGGGGCGCCCATCCTTCAGGATGTGATCGTCGGGGTCGTCGGGATCCTGCTGCTCCTCGAGGCGACGCGTCGCGCCCTCGGGCCGCCGCTGATGATCGTGGCCACGGTGTTTCTCGTCTACAGCCTGGCGGGACCCTGGATGCCGGGCATCCTGGCGCACGGCGGGGTGAGCCTGTTCGGCCTGGTCAACCACCAGTGGCTGACGACCCAGGGGGTCTTCGGCATCGCGCTGGGGGTCTCGACCAGTTTCGTCTTCCTGTTCGTGCTGTTCGGCGCCCTGCTCGACAAGGCAGGCGCGGGCAACTACTTCATCAAGGTCGCCTTCTCGCTGCTGGGCCACTACAAGGGCGGGCCGGCCAAGGCCGCCGTGGTCGCCTCCGGCATGACCGGCCTGATCTCCGGCTCCTCGATCGCCAACGTGGTGACCACCGGTACCTTCACCGTGCCGATGATGAAGCGCGTCGGCTTCCCCGCCGAGAAGGCGGGCGCGGTGGAGGTCGCGTCCTCGGTCAACGGGCAGATCATGCCGCCGGTGATGGGGGCCGCGGCCTTCCTGATGGTCGAGTATGTCGGCATCTCCTACGTCGACGTGATCAAGCACGCCTTCCTGCCGGCGCTGATCTCCTATATCGCCCTGATCTACATCGTCCATCTCGAGGCGCTGAAGGCCAACATGCAGGGCCTTCAGAGCAGCAACGCGCCCAAGCCCCTGGTGCGCAAGGTGATCGGTTTCCTCGGTGGCCTGCTGCTGATGATGATCACCGCCCTGGTGGTCTACTACGGCCTGGGCTGGCTCAAGCCGCTGCTGGGCGATGCCACGCCCTGGCTGGTGGCTGTGGTTCTGGCGGTGGTCTACGTGGCCCTTCTGAAGCTGGCCGCCGGCTATCCCGAGCTCGAGCTCGACGATCCCGATGAGCCGGTCTATACCCTGCCGCAGACGCGGCCCACGGTGATGGTCGGCCTGCAGTACATCCTGCCGGTCGTCGTGCTGATCTGGTGCCTGATGGTCGAGCGCCTGTCGCCGGGGCTGTCCGCCTTCTGGGCCACGGTGCTGATGGTCTTCATCATGGTCACCCAGCGCCCGATCACCTCGATCTTCCGCGGCCGCAGCGACATGGCCGCCGACATCCGCGAGGGGCTCCTGGACCTGTGGAGCGGCCTGGTGACCGGCGCGCGCAACATGATCGGCATCGGCATTGCCACCGCCACCGCGGGCATCATCGTCGGCGCCGTCTCCCAGACCGGCGTGGGCCTGGTGCTGGCCGATGTGGTCGAGGTGCTCTCCATGGGCAACCTCATGCTGATCCTGCTGCTCACCGCGGTGCTCAGCCTGATCCTCGGCATGGGCCTGCCCACCACCGCCAACTACATCGTGGTGTCGGCGCTGCTGGCGCCGGTGATCGTCCAGCTGGGCGAGCAGAACGGCCTACTGGTGCCGCTGATCGCGGTGCACCTGTTCGTGTTCTACTTCGGCATCATGGCCGACGTGACCCCGCCGGTGGGCCTGGCCTCCTTCGCCGCGGCGGCGGTGTCGGGCGGTGATCCCATCCGCACCGGCTTCCAGGCCTTCTACTACAGCCTGCGCACCGCGGCGCTGCCGTTCCTGTTCATCTTCAACACCGACCTGCTGCTGATCGACGTCTCCTGGCTGCAGGGGATCCTGATCTTCGTGGTGGCCACGGTGGCGATGCTGATCTTCGCGGCGGCCACCCAGGGCTTCATGGTGACCCGCAGCCGCTGGTACGAATCCATCCTGCTGCTGCTGGTGGCCTTCACGCTGTTCCGCCCGGGCTTCTGGATGGACATGATCCACGACCCCTACCGCGAGGTGCCGCCGGCGCAGTTCGTCGAGACGCTGGGCAGCGTCAGCGACGACACCACCCTGCGGCTGCAGATCGCGGGGCTGGACGCCTACGGCGATCCGATGACCACCTACATGACGCTGCCGGTGCCCGAGGGCGAGACCGGCGAGGAGCGTCTGGCGAACCTTGGGCTGGAACTGTTCATCGAAGATGAGAAGGCCATGGTCGACATGGTCGCCTACGGCAGCCAGGCCGCCGACATGGGCTTCGACTTCGACCAGGAGATCATCCAGGTCCTGGCGCCGGTGGATCGCTGGACCAAGGAGTGGATGTGGATTCCCGCCTTCCTGGTGTTCGGCCTGGTCCTGATGCTGCAACGGCGGCGGCGTGATCGCGATGCCGCCCTGGCTCAAGCCTGA
- a CDS encoding TAXI family TRAP transporter solute-binding subunit has product MKRHAFSAAAFTGAMLGAAMFASPAMAQEEKFITIGTGGQTGVYYVVGQSVCRLVNRLEDANIKCNAPSTGGSVANVNGIKSGELDMGVVQSDVQYQAYNGTGNFEGDAYEELRAVFRVHGEPLTMLARADAGIEGLDDLEGKRVNIGNPGSGQRNTMEVVMDAKGWTMDTFSLASQLDAAEQAAALSDNNIDAMVYVVGHPNGSLQEATTTVDARLVPLEGPVIDQIVEEHPYYSKSVIPGGLYKGNPDDVPTFGVAATFVTDTNTDDEVVYQTVKAIFDNFDRFKRLHPAFENLDPQDMVSSGLSAPLHEGAARYYREQGWIE; this is encoded by the coding sequence ATGAAACGTCATGCTTTCTCTGCCGCTGCCTTCACCGGTGCGATGCTGGGAGCCGCGATGTTCGCATCGCCGGCCATGGCCCAGGAAGAGAAATTCATCACCATCGGTACCGGTGGTCAGACCGGCGTCTACTATGTCGTCGGCCAGTCCGTCTGCCGCCTCGTGAACCGTCTGGAAGACGCCAACATCAAGTGCAACGCCCCCTCCACCGGCGGGTCGGTGGCCAACGTCAACGGCATCAAGTCCGGCGAGCTCGACATGGGCGTGGTGCAGTCCGACGTGCAGTACCAGGCCTACAACGGCACCGGCAACTTCGAGGGTGATGCCTACGAGGAGCTGCGCGCGGTCTTCCGTGTCCACGGTGAGCCGCTGACCATGCTGGCCCGCGCCGATGCCGGCATCGAGGGCCTCGACGACCTGGAAGGCAAGCGCGTCAACATCGGCAACCCGGGTTCCGGTCAGCGCAACACCATGGAAGTGGTGATGGATGCCAAGGGCTGGACCATGGACACCTTCTCCCTGGCCTCTCAGCTCGACGCCGCCGAGCAGGCCGCGGCCCTGTCCGACAACAACATCGACGCCATGGTTTACGTGGTCGGTCACCCCAACGGCTCCCTGCAGGAGGCCACCACCACCGTCGACGCACGCCTGGTGCCGCTCGAGGGGCCGGTCATCGACCAGATCGTCGAGGAGCATCCCTACTACTCCAAGTCGGTCATCCCCGGTGGCCTCTACAAGGGCAACCCGGACGACGTGCCCACCTTCGGCGTGGCGGCCACCTTCGTGACCGACACCAACACCGACGACGAGGTGGTCTACCAGACGGTCAAGGCGATCTTTGACAACTTCGATCGCTTCAAGCGCCTGCACCCGGCCTTCGAGAACCTCGATCCCCAGGACATGGTGAGCTCCGGCCTCTCGGCCCCGCTGCATGAGGGCGCTGCACGCTACTATCGCGAGCAGGGCTGGATCGAGTGA
- a CDS encoding ABC transporter ATP-binding protein, which yields MAESTPSQGPGASGEGLAVSLHQTGPIPLAADFHCEAGELLALVGPSGSGKTTLLRAIAGLYRPASGVIRCAGETWFDAASGRSRRPQRRRVGLVFQDYALFPHLTARDNVMVALDHLPAAERRRAAERWLARVRLDGLAERHPAALSGGQRQRVALARALARNPRVLLLDEPFSAVDQVTRRRLQRELALLRDEIRIPILLVTHDLDEAAALADRLCVLHAGRSLQQAPVETLFRRPRSPEVARLLDRHNVFAGRVVDAAAGRRLQWGPWRLEVAHGLEGLSPGQPVSWYLPPSDVVLHRRGRPSRGERENPVTGRVVEMAVLGGITYLALAFEHCDDTLRFELPTHAARRNGLARGERVGVSLLASGIHLMPDAPDPLPVPPKAEEAQ from the coding sequence GTGGCTGAGTCGACGCCTTCCCAGGGGCCGGGGGCGAGCGGCGAGGGGCTGGCGGTCAGCCTGCACCAGACGGGGCCGATCCCGCTGGCCGCCGACTTCCACTGCGAGGCCGGGGAGCTGCTGGCCCTGGTCGGGCCCTCGGGGAGCGGCAAGACCACCCTGCTGCGGGCCATCGCCGGGCTCTACCGGCCGGCGAGCGGGGTCATCCGCTGCGCCGGGGAGACCTGGTTCGATGCCGCGTCGGGACGCTCGCGGCGCCCTCAGCGGCGCCGGGTGGGGCTGGTGTTCCAGGACTATGCGCTCTTTCCGCATCTGACCGCTCGGGACAACGTCATGGTCGCGCTTGATCACCTGCCCGCCGCCGAGCGCCGCCGGGCCGCCGAGCGGTGGCTCGCCCGGGTGCGCCTCGACGGCCTCGCCGAGCGTCACCCCGCGGCGCTCTCCGGCGGCCAGCGCCAGCGGGTGGCCCTGGCCAGGGCGCTGGCCCGCAACCCGCGGGTGCTGCTGCTGGACGAGCCCTTCTCCGCGGTGGACCAGGTCACCCGGCGCCGCCTGCAGCGCGAGCTGGCCCTGCTGCGCGACGAGATCCGCATCCCCATCCTGCTGGTCACCCACGACCTCGACGAGGCCGCCGCCCTGGCCGACCGGCTCTGCGTGCTGCACGCCGGGCGCAGCCTGCAGCAGGCGCCCGTCGAGACGCTCTTCCGGCGTCCCAGGAGCCCGGAGGTGGCGCGGCTGCTCGACCGTCACAACGTCTTCGCGGGCCGCGTGGTCGACGCCGCGGCGGGGCGCCGGCTGCAGTGGGGGCCCTGGCGACTGGAGGTGGCGCACGGCCTCGAGGGGCTGTCGCCGGGTCAGCCCGTCAGCTGGTACCTGCCGCCGTCGGACGTGGTGCTGCACCGCCGCGGCCGTCCCTCCCGGGGAGAGCGCGAGAACCCCGTCACGGGCCGGGTCGTGGAGATGGCGGTGCTGGGCGGCATCACCTATCTGGCGCTCGCCTTCGAACACTGCGACGATACCCTGCGCTTCGAGCTGCCCACCCACGCGGCACGCCGCAACGGCCTGGCCCGGGGCGAGCGGGTAGGCGTCTCGCTGCTCGCCTCGGGCATCCACCTGATGCCGGACGCCCCCGATCCGTTGCCTGTTCCCCCCAAGGCCGAGGAGGCCCAATGA
- a CDS encoding DctP family TRAP transporter solute-binding subunit — translation MPSSRSPRRGAAALAGAFLVSASLALASSVQARELSVSTVLSDAFPWGQAAEKWAELVAERSGGDLTLRVYPNSQLVNGDQTREFSAMRSGLIDAAVGSTINWSPQVPELNLFSLPFFMPDAEAVDAVTGGAAGELVFEAIGSRGVVPLAWGENGFRQLSNSQGPIDEPADLEGLKIRVVGSPLFQDTFTALGANPTQMSWADAKPALTTGAVDGQENPLSVFDVARIDQVGQSHLTRWNYMNDPLVFAVNRQVWESLDEQERTLLRETAEEAGAWEIAMTREEEPARLAAIRERGVTVTDLDEAQHQAFVEATESVHDEWVPRIGEAIVEAARDDMSPE, via the coding sequence ATGCCTTCGTCACGCTCTCCGCGCCGAGGAGCCGCCGCCCTGGCCGGCGCCTTTCTCGTCAGCGCTTCCCTCGCCCTCGCCTCGTCCGTCCAGGCCCGGGAGCTCTCCGTCTCCACCGTGCTCTCCGACGCCTTCCCCTGGGGACAGGCCGCCGAGAAGTGGGCCGAACTGGTCGCGGAGCGCTCCGGCGGCGACCTGACCCTGCGGGTCTATCCCAACTCCCAGCTGGTCAACGGCGACCAGACCCGCGAGTTCTCGGCCATGCGCTCGGGGCTGATCGATGCGGCCGTGGGCTCGACCATCAACTGGTCGCCCCAGGTGCCGGAACTCAACCTCTTCTCGCTGCCCTTCTTCATGCCCGATGCCGAGGCGGTCGATGCCGTCACCGGCGGGGCGGCCGGCGAACTGGTCTTCGAGGCCATCGGCTCGCGGGGGGTGGTGCCGCTGGCCTGGGGCGAGAACGGCTTCCGCCAGCTCTCCAACTCCCAGGGGCCCATCGACGAGCCGGCCGACCTCGAGGGCCTGAAGATCCGCGTGGTGGGCTCGCCGCTCTTCCAGGACACCTTCACGGCGCTGGGGGCCAACCCCACCCAGATGAGCTGGGCCGATGCCAAGCCGGCGCTGACCACCGGTGCGGTGGACGGCCAGGAGAACCCGCTCTCGGTGTTCGACGTGGCGCGCATCGATCAGGTGGGGCAGTCACACCTGACCCGCTGGAACTACATGAACGACCCGCTGGTCTTCGCGGTGAACCGCCAGGTGTGGGAGTCCCTCGACGAGCAGGAGCGCACCCTGCTGCGCGAGACCGCCGAGGAGGCCGGCGCCTGGGAGATCGCCATGACCCGCGAGGAGGAGCCGGCGCGGCTGGCGGCGATCCGCGAGCGCGGGGTCACGGTCACCGATCTCGACGAGGCGCAGCATCAAGCCTTCGTCGAGGCCACCGAGTCGGTCCACGACGAGTGGGTGCCGCGCATCGGCGAGGCGATCGTCGAGGCCGCCCGCGACGACATGTCGCCGGAGTGA
- the modB gene encoding molybdate ABC transporter permease subunit → MEWTALSVSLRLAGLTCLLLLPAGLWLGRALALSRFRGRALCEALVALPLVMPPTVLGFYLMQAFGEQAPFGAAWQSLTGGGLNFTFTGILLASLVANLPFAVQPIQRAFETIPPNLREAAWCSGLSPAQTLLRIELPLVWPGLVSALALTFAHTLGEFGVILMVGGAIDGETRTLAIAIYDRVQAFDESGAAVMSAMLLLVSFLTIGVVYGLAGRRRWRRG, encoded by the coding sequence ATGGAGTGGACGGCGCTCTCGGTCTCGCTGCGCCTGGCCGGGCTCACCTGCCTGCTGCTGCTGCCGGCAGGGCTGTGGCTGGGCCGCGCCCTGGCGCTGTCACGCTTTCGCGGCCGCGCCCTCTGCGAGGCGCTGGTGGCGCTGCCGCTGGTGATGCCGCCCACGGTGCTCGGCTTCTACCTGATGCAGGCCTTCGGGGAGCAGGCGCCCTTCGGCGCCGCCTGGCAGTCGCTGACCGGCGGCGGGCTCAACTTCACCTTCACCGGCATCCTGCTCGCCTCGCTGGTCGCCAACCTGCCCTTCGCCGTCCAGCCGATCCAGCGCGCCTTCGAGACGATCCCCCCCAACCTGCGCGAGGCCGCCTGGTGCAGCGGCCTCTCGCCGGCCCAGACACTACTGCGCATCGAGCTGCCGCTGGTCTGGCCGGGGCTGGTCTCGGCCCTGGCGCTCACCTTCGCCCACACCCTCGGCGAGTTCGGGGTGATCCTGATGGTCGGCGGCGCCATCGACGGCGAGACCCGCACCCTCGCCATCGCCATCTACGACCGGGTCCAGGCCTTCGACGAGTCGGGAGCGGCGGTGATGTCGGCCATGCTGCTGCTGGTTTCCTTCCTGACCATCGGCGTGGTCTACGGGCTCGCCGGGCGACGCAGGTGGCGCCGTGGCTGA
- a CDS encoding DMT family transporter: MPLRDLALGLAVIAIWALNIIVIKLGVVELPPLLLTTLRFALVAALLVPFHPVARHQLPFLALLSVTFGSLHFALLFIGLGQAEAGTGALLVQMGTPFATLLAVVFLGERLEPRRVAGLALSFAGVAVLAGGPSLPAPLPTALLLASALGWAISQLLIKHGPNVSPMALAGWVALFATPQVALGSWWFEQGQWAAIRAAGWAGWGAVFYTAVMSSIVAYGLWYGLLRRHPVNRVVPLTLLMPVGAVLLGVALMGDGLGMHKLIGGGLVIAGLALIVLRVGFRRPAG; the protein is encoded by the coding sequence GTGCCGCTTCGCGACCTGGCCCTGGGCCTCGCCGTCATCGCCATCTGGGCGCTGAACATCATCGTCATCAAGCTGGGGGTGGTCGAGCTGCCGCCGCTCTTGCTGACCACCCTGCGCTTCGCCCTGGTGGCGGCGCTGCTGGTGCCCTTCCACCCCGTGGCCCGCCACCAGCTGCCCTTCCTGGCGCTGCTCTCGGTGACCTTCGGCTCCCTGCACTTCGCCCTGCTGTTTATCGGCCTCGGCCAGGCCGAGGCGGGCACCGGCGCGCTGCTGGTGCAGATGGGCACGCCCTTCGCCACCCTGCTCGCCGTGGTGTTTCTCGGCGAGCGCCTGGAGCCGCGGCGCGTGGCGGGGCTCGCGCTCTCCTTCGCCGGGGTCGCGGTGCTGGCCGGCGGCCCCTCGCTTCCGGCGCCACTGCCCACCGCCCTGCTGCTGGCCAGCGCCCTGGGCTGGGCCATCTCGCAGCTGCTGATCAAGCACGGTCCCAATGTCTCGCCCATGGCCCTGGCGGGCTGGGTGGCGCTGTTCGCCACCCCCCAGGTGGCGCTGGGGTCCTGGTGGTTCGAGCAGGGCCAGTGGGCCGCCATCAGGGCGGCCGGCTGGGCCGGCTGGGGCGCGGTGTTCTACACCGCGGTGATGTCCTCCATCGTGGCCTACGGCCTCTGGTACGGCCTGCTGCGTCGTCACCCGGTCAACCGGGTGGTGCCGCTGACCCTGCTGATGCCGGTAGGGGCGGTGCTGCTGGGCGTGGCGCTGATGGGCGACGGCCTGGGGATGCACAAGCTCATCGGCGGCGGGCTGGTGATCGCCGGACTGGCGCTGATCGTGCTGCGTGTCGGCTTCCGCCGCCCGGCCGGCTGA
- a CDS encoding TRAP transporter large permease, with protein MTPDLWMLLAFAGLLIAGVPVAFSLGLSGAVGILAGLSPAMLATLGTNTYNGVAKYPLIAIPLFILTGLIFERAGVAARLVRFAQALIGPRHGGLAVVAVLVCMIMGGMSGSGPADAAAVAMVMLPSMTKAGYPRPFSATLIAASASTAILIPPSVALILYSIVVPGVDLRALFAAGLFPGLLAGAALLVPALLLSRRHRWEAPAAVERPALGESFRQALPALFAPVIILGGLRSGLFTPTEAAVVAVAYGALVGLLLTREMGWRDLWALLGEAAVISGVVLLIIALAGIFAWAGTMLGTFRHLAEWIIGLTDSGTLLLLLIMLAVLLAGMVLDAISIYLIMMPILIPVMQHFAWNPVWFGILMAMNIAIGQFTPPVAVNLMVTTEVAKIRLEQTVGWALLFVAAMAAALALVALFPAIALWLPAVLGYNV; from the coding sequence ATGACGCCTGATCTGTGGATGCTGCTGGCCTTCGCGGGCCTGCTGATCGCCGGGGTGCCGGTGGCCTTCTCGCTGGGGCTGTCCGGGGCCGTGGGCATCCTCGCCGGCCTCTCGCCGGCCATGCTGGCCACGCTCGGCACCAACACCTACAACGGCGTGGCCAAGTATCCGCTGATCGCCATTCCGCTGTTCATCCTCACCGGCCTGATCTTCGAGCGGGCCGGGGTGGCGGCGCGCCTGGTGCGCTTCGCCCAGGCGCTGATCGGTCCGCGCCACGGCGGCCTCGCCGTGGTGGCGGTGCTGGTCTGCATGATCATGGGCGGCATGAGCGGCTCGGGGCCCGCCGACGCCGCCGCGGTGGCCATGGTAATGCTGCCCAGCATGACCAAGGCGGGTTATCCCAGGCCCTTCTCGGCCACGCTGATCGCCGCCTCGGCCTCCACGGCGATCCTGATTCCGCCCTCGGTGGCGCTGATCCTCTACTCCATCGTGGTGCCGGGGGTCGATCTGCGGGCGCTCTTCGCGGCGGGGCTCTTCCCGGGGCTGCTGGCCGGGGCGGCGCTGCTGGTGCCGGCGCTGCTGCTCTCCCGGCGCCATCGATGGGAGGCCCCGGCGGCGGTCGAGCGGCCGGCGCTCGGCGAGAGCTTCCGCCAGGCGCTGCCGGCGCTGTTCGCCCCGGTGATCATCCTCGGGGGGCTGCGCAGCGGGCTCTTCACGCCCACCGAGGCGGCGGTGGTGGCGGTGGCCTACGGCGCCTTGGTCGGCCTCCTGCTGACCCGGGAGATGGGCTGGCGGGACCTCTGGGCGCTGCTCGGCGAGGCGGCGGTGATCTCCGGGGTGGTGCTCCTGATCATTGCCCTGGCCGGCATCTTCGCCTGGGCCGGCACCATGCTCGGCACCTTCCGTCACCTGGCGGAGTGGATCATCGGGCTGACCGACAGCGGTACCCTGCTGCTGTTGCTGATCATGCTGGCGGTGCTGCTGGCCGGCATGGTGCTCGATGCCATCTCGATCTACCTGATCATGATGCCGATCCTGATCCCGGTGATGCAGCACTTCGCGTGGAACCCGGTCTGGTTCGGCATCCTGATGGCGATGAACATCGCCATCGGTCAGTTCACCCCGCCGGTGGCGGTGAACCTGATGGTGACCACCGAGGTGGCGAAGATCCGCCTGGAGCAGACCGTCGGCTGGGCGCTGCTGTTCGTCGCCGCCATGGCGGCCGCCCTGGCCCTGGTGGCGTTGTTCCCCGCCATCGCGCTGTGGCTGCCGGCGGTGCTGGGCTACAACGTCTGA
- a CDS encoding TRAP transporter small permease: MTPPDARLERLLATLAILIIGLISLANVVVRYLTGGSFAFTEEFSVFLLVVLTFAGASVALRRHRHIRIGLLERALPTVPRRALILFQGACGMTVLGLITWFGARMTWQEIQWGSLSPGLGLPQWWYLAWLPLLSALMLLRQGQQTWDRLRGRLDDDA; the protein is encoded by the coding sequence ATGACCCCTCCCGACGCAAGACTCGAACGCCTGCTGGCGACCCTCGCGATCCTGATCATCGGCCTGATCAGCCTGGCCAACGTGGTGGTGCGCTACCTCACCGGCGGCTCCTTCGCCTTCACCGAGGAGTTCTCGGTGTTCCTGCTGGTGGTGCTGACCTTCGCCGGCGCCTCGGTGGCCCTGCGCCGCCACCGCCATATTCGCATCGGCCTGCTGGAGCGGGCCCTGCCCACGGTGCCGCGCCGCGCCCTGATCCTCTTCCAGGGCGCCTGCGGTATGACGGTGCTGGGGCTGATCACCTGGTTCGGGGCCCGGATGACCTGGCAGGAGATCCAGTGGGGCTCGCTCTCCCCGGGGCTCGGCCTGCCCCAGTGGTGGTACCTGGCCTGGCTGCCACTGCTCTCGGCGCTGATGCTGCTGCGCCAGGGGCAGCAGACCTGGGACCGCCTGCGCGGGAGGCTCGACGATGACGCCTGA